The following proteins are encoded in a genomic region of Methanobrevibacter gottschalkii DSM 11977:
- a CDS encoding glycosyltransferase, translating into MNDKISIILPIFNVGDHLRGGIDSLINQTIGNENLEIIMVNDCSTDGSDKIIDEYAEKYDCCIAIHHEKNSGAAYTPRNTGIDACTGDYIMFLDPDDRYTPDACETLYHAAKKNNADVAFGRFRRIFEYGGKVQKSFSPYIDTLENSYPNETFDTANFLDVPDFIWDNFVERFLYGKTLEVTYPRDVPIDTIHVENIEQEPDLLKMAPAVWSKIYKRELITDNNLRFQPFVSGDDMAFSLEALLKAKGIVFLNNFMCYNYYIRDLPNDKSITNTVNVRLLYELMESYIYCRQCTEGFSKEVQTVSINPHLLHWTNSWKSSPFTKEENKLLLSEVNKLKSIHNTDLKTKILLSSISTAIESKIQIQKE; encoded by the coding sequence ATGAATGATAAAATAAGCATTATTTTACCAATTTTTAATGTTGGTGACCATCTCAGAGGAGGAATTGACTCACTTATTAATCAAACAATAGGAAATGAAAATTTGGAAATAATAATGGTCAATGATTGTTCAACCGATGGATCCGATAAAATCATAGATGAATATGCGGAAAAATACGACTGTTGTATTGCAATCCATCATGAAAAAAACAGTGGTGCGGCATACACACCACGTAACACCGGCATTGATGCTTGTACCGGGGATTATATAATGTTTTTAGATCCGGATGACCGATACACACCAGATGCATGTGAAACATTATACCATGCAGCTAAAAAAAATAATGCAGATGTTGCTTTTGGTCGTTTTAGAAGAATATTTGAATATGGCGGTAAAGTTCAAAAATCGTTCTCGCCCTACATTGACACTCTAGAAAATAGCTATCCAAATGAAACTTTTGATACTGCAAACTTTTTAGATGTTCCAGATTTCATTTGGGATAATTTTGTTGAAAGATTTCTTTATGGCAAAACCTTAGAAGTAACTTATCCAAGGGATGTTCCAATTGACACTATCCATGTTGAGAATATCGAGCAGGAACCAGATTTATTAAAAATGGCTCCTGCTGTCTGGAGTAAAATCTATAAAAGAGAGTTGATTACGGATAATAACTTACGATTCCAGCCATTTGTTTCAGGTGATGATATGGCATTTTCACTCGAAGCACTATTAAAAGCAAAGGGAATTGTGTTTTTAAACAATTTCATGTGTTATAATTACTACATCAGGGATTTGCCTAATGATAAATCCATTACCAATACTGTTAATGTTAGACTTTTATATGAATTAATGGAATCATACATTTACTGCAGACAATGTACTGAAGGATTTTCTAAAGAAGTTCAAACTGTCTCCATAAATCCACATTTACTTCATTGGACTAATTCTTGGAAAAGCTCTCCATTTACCAAAGAAGAAAATAAATTGTTACTTAGTGAAGTAAATAAACTTAAAAGCATTCATAATACAGATTTAAAAACTAAAATTTTATTAAGCTCAATTTCAACCGCAATTGAATCTAAAATTCAAATTCAAAAGGAGTGA
- a CDS encoding uroporphyrinogen-III synthase codes for MSKPVVAITRPEDRAKKACDIVEKLGGEPFLAPTLDLEPVNSKSLKDLIKRKDELDWIIFTSPTTIVSLNKFYPDFLGSLNCKLAVIGNKTGKLAEENGLKVDLIPEDFTAEGLIEEFKERKITNQIIGIPRTLSARPVLPEELEKMGNTVILAEAYKSLFPMDKKAVKELISKIENKEIDAITFTSPLTVENFFKIIENKEKIAKLLSDNILTVCIGPITAKVLKKYNITYIHPDTYTVPDMMELLFKKWREQNE; via the coding sequence ATGTCGAAACCCGTTGTTGCAATAACAAGACCTGAAGATAGAGCAAAAAAGGCTTGTGATATTGTAGAAAAATTAGGTGGAGAACCTTTTTTAGCACCAACACTTGATTTGGAACCTGTAAACAGCAAATCTTTAAAAGATTTAATTAAAAGAAAGGATGAACTTGACTGGATTATTTTTACATCCCCTACAACCATCGTTTCACTGAATAAATTTTACCCTGATTTTTTAGGAAGTTTAAATTGTAAATTAGCTGTTATTGGAAATAAAACTGGAAAACTTGCTGAAGAAAACGGACTTAAAGTTGATTTAATTCCTGAAGATTTTACAGCAGAAGGTTTGATTGAAGAGTTTAAAGAAAGGAAAATAACAAACCAAATTATTGGAATTCCTAGAACTTTATCTGCAAGACCAGTCTTACCAGAAGAGTTAGAAAAAATGGGAAATACTGTGATTCTAGCAGAAGCATATAAATCTTTATTTCCAATGGATAAAAAAGCGGTAAAAGAATTAATTTCTAAAATTGAAAACAAAGAAATTGATGCAATTACATTTACAAGTCCATTAACTGTTGAAAACTTCTTTAAGATAATAGAGAATAAAGAAAAAATTGCTAAACTGCTATCTGACAACATACTTACCGTTTGTATTGGACCTATTACTGCAAAAGTTTTAAAAAAATATAATATTACTTACATTCACCCTGATACTTACACAGTTCCAGATATGATGGAATTGTTATTTAAAAAATGGAGAGAGCAAAATGAATGA
- a CDS encoding nucleotidyltransferase domain-containing protein, which produces MHDRIEIAREFANAIKSDKIIKIILFGSVAREDDIEDSDIDILIISNEWEQIDSLITDEVFKVVLDTQELISPHILSEKQFEETKNFNFLTNVLKDGVEIG; this is translated from the coding sequence ATGCATGATAGGATTGAGATTGCTCGTGAGTTCGCAAATGCAATTAAATCAGATAAAATCATTAAAATTATTTTATTTGGTTCTGTTGCTCGCGAAGACGATATTGAAGACTCTGATATTGATATTCTGATTATATCTAATGAATGGGAGCAAATTGATTCATTAATAACTGATGAAGTCTTCAAAGTTGTCCTAGACACACAAGAACTTATCTCTCCACATATATTGTCTGAAAAACAATTTGAGGAAACTAAAAATTTCAATTTCTTAACTAATGTTTTAAAGGATGGTGTTGAAATTGGATGA
- a CDS encoding HEPN domain-containing protein, whose translation MDECEAFIKKAKSKLTSSRALYEIGQYGDSVGRSYYAMFLSAKALLVRDGYDVSSHKSLIGIFGRDYVKKGDFDSNIAKYLSGTQSLRDNADYDAIDAISKEIAHGRIKQAERFIA comes from the coding sequence TTGGATGAATGTGAAGCATTCATCAAAAAAGCAAAAAGTAAATTAACCTCCAGTAGAGCATTATACGAAATAGGGCAATATGGGGATTCTGTTGGAAGATCATATTATGCAATGTTTCTATCAGCAAAAGCATTACTTGTTAGAGATGGTTATGATGTAAGTTCACATAAATCCTTAATTGGTATTTTTGGTAGGGATTATGTTAAAAAGGGAGATTTTGACAGTAATATTGCCAAATATCTTTCAGGTACGCAATCCTTAAGGGATAATGCTGATTATGATGCTATTGATGCAATTTCAAAAGAAATTGCACATGGTAGAATCAAACAAGCTGAAAGATTCATAGCCTAA
- a CDS encoding flavodoxin produces MTNVLIAYFSASGVTKNLAEKIANDNDYDIFEIVPEEIYTPEDLDWTNKQSRSTIEMNDKSFRPPISESCDVGEYETVVIGFPVWWYTAPTIINTFIESVDLTGKKIKIFCTSGGSGVDKCVNDLKATYPELNFTKGIRFTGNVSNAKEWIEQDL; encoded by the coding sequence ATGACTAATGTTTTAATTGCATATTTCTCAGCCAGTGGTGTTACCAAAAATCTTGCTGAAAAAATAGCCAATGATAATGATTATGATATATTTGAAATTGTTCCAGAAGAAATCTATACTCCTGAAGACCTTGACTGGACCAACAAACAGTCAAGATCAACTATTGAAATGAATGATAAATCATTCAGACCTCCAATTTCTGAATCATGTGATGTAGGTGAATATGAGACTGTTGTAATTGGTTTTCCGGTATGGTGGTATACTGCACCTACAATAATTAACACATTCATCGAAAGTGTTGATTTAACTGGTAAAAAAATTAAAATATTTTGCACTTCCGGTGGATCTGGGGTTGACAAGTGTGTAAATGATTTAAAAGCCACCTATCCTGAACTTAATTTTACAAAAGGTATTCGATTCACTGGTAATGTTTCAAATGCAAAAGAATGGATTGAACAGGATTTGTGA
- a CDS encoding NAD(P)H-dependent glycerol-3-phosphate dehydrogenase, whose protein sequence is MFSNIGVVGAGAMGTAISQTICDNTQKVSLYARREELVDSINTTRFNKDYFPNIRLKDNIIATNDLNDLKDAEIIFLTLPSSTIREVCSQLKYIISQDCVLVNTAKGLEKGSQKRMSEVIMEETGRPACVLSGPNIAVEMVERTFSSASIACENKQYLEKVEKALSTFRFKVSASCDVIGVEYCGVIKNIIAISQGICEGMKINDNARFSVFTKTYNETKDMIEKFGGNRNTVDDYCGFGDIITASTLNVSRNHTLGVLYGQRIVIDEKASGVLFEGKNTIVIMKKLCKKHNIDCATVDFTYDVIINRINPKKAFEIFWDKL, encoded by the coding sequence ATGTTTTCAAATATAGGTGTTGTTGGTGCAGGTGCTATGGGGACTGCAATTTCTCAAACCATCTGTGATAATACTCAAAAAGTTTCACTGTATGCTAGAAGGGAAGAATTAGTTGATTCAATAAATACAACTCGTTTTAATAAAGATTATTTTCCAAATATTCGTTTAAAAGATAATATAATAGCTACTAATGATTTAAATGATTTGAAAGATGCAGAAATAATCTTTTTAACATTGCCTTCTTCTACAATAAGGGAAGTTTGTTCTCAATTGAAATATATTATTTCTCAAGATTGTGTTTTAGTAAACACTGCTAAAGGTCTTGAAAAGGGTTCTCAAAAAAGGATGAGTGAAGTTATCATGGAAGAAACTGGTAGGCCAGCTTGTGTATTATCAGGACCAAATATTGCTGTTGAAATGGTTGAAAGAACATTTTCTTCAGCATCTATTGCATGTGAAAATAAACAGTACCTTGAAAAAGTTGAAAAAGCACTATCAACTTTTAGATTCAAAGTTTCGGCCAGTTGTGATGTTATTGGTGTTGAATATTGTGGTGTAATTAAAAATATTATTGCAATATCCCAGGGAATCTGTGAAGGGATGAAAATAAATGACAATGCACGTTTTTCTGTATTTACAAAGACTTATAATGAAACTAAAGATATGATAGAAAAATTTGGTGGTAATAGGAACACTGTTGATGATTATTGTGGTTTTGGGGATATTATTACTGCTTCTACTTTAAATGTAAGTAGGAACCATACATTGGGTGTTTTATATGGTCAAAGAATTGTAATTGATGAGAAAGCATCAGGTGTTCTTTTTGAAGGAAAAAATACAATTGTAATAATGAAAAAATTATGTAAAAAACATAATATTGATTGTGCAACAGTTGATTTTACTTATGATGTAATTATCAATAGAATTAATCCTAAAAAAGCATTTGAAATATTTTGGGATAAATTATAG
- a CDS encoding IspD/TarI family cytidylyltransferase, producing MICAAILAGGIGSRLKQGKPKQFVNINNKPILVHSVEIFLSVDELDKIIVSSPKECVDKTNDLMDEYFPKNDKIIVIEGGETRNGTILNSIQYMKGQNCEKDSILVTHDASRIFVSKKLIKDSIKYAIEVGAASAAIPATDVIFETEIDGKLTGVPLRKYLCHAQTPQSFNIDKFLDIYEDLSEEEISKLDEAMVLFHLRNADVKLFPGDQNNFKITRPFDIKLAESIFKN from the coding sequence ATGATTTGTGCAGCAATACTTGCTGGTGGTATAGGGAGTAGATTAAAACAAGGAAAACCTAAACAGTTTGTTAACATTAATAATAAGCCAATTTTGGTTCATTCTGTTGAAATATTTTTAAGTGTTGATGAATTAGATAAAATTATTGTATCCTCTCCAAAAGAATGTGTTGATAAAACAAATGATTTAATGGATGAATATTTCCCTAAAAATGATAAAATAATTGTTATTGAAGGTGGAGAAACTCGTAATGGCACTATATTAAATTCAATTCAATATATGAAAGGTCAAAATTGCGAAAAAGATTCTATTTTAGTAACTCATGATGCATCAAGAATATTTGTGTCTAAAAAATTAATTAAAGATAGTATTAAATACGCAATTGAAGTTGGTGCAGCTAGTGCTGCAATACCTGCAACAGATGTTATATTTGAAACAGAAATAGATGGGAAGCTTACTGGTGTTCCATTAAGGAAATATTTATGTCATGCACAAACTCCACAGTCATTTAACATTGATAAATTTTTAGATATTTATGAAGATTTATCAGAAGAGGAAATATCTAAATTAGATGAAGCTATGGTGCTTTTCCATTTAAGGAATGCCGATGTAAAATTATTCCCCGGCGATCAAAATAATTTTAAAATAACTCGTCCTTTTGATATTAAATTAGCTGAATCTATTTTTAAAAATTAA
- a CDS encoding glycosyltransferase family 2 protein codes for MDFKISVIAPVYNAVDSLEIAINSIINQTIGFKNIELILVDDKSNDGSQDIIKKYADKYENVIGIFLKENSGLPGKPRSLGIKYASAPYLMFLDADDEYLPNAFELLYNTIVNEKSDFVMGSHFWNMNGERMKINILHDCNDKSDVININPFLNQRNFILLSYNHVAPWGKIFNKELILKNNISFPEDTLAEDTYFYFKTLINSKKVTLLPNDSLYMYNVFENKDSVIHTHNLSKFNYFLKGFANVMELIKDIPFSKERILISNMGSLLLIFSNLSMKEKKEAVPKIYYFEKSLDEEVVLKRKELILLNKLILKKHFYLAIIISDIYSILYNNEKIKNLYRKWGHKE; via the coding sequence ATGGATTTTAAGATTAGTGTTATTGCACCGGTTTATAATGCTGTTGATTCTTTAGAAATAGCAATAAATTCTATCATCAATCAAACAATTGGTTTTAAGAATATTGAATTAATTTTAGTTGATGATAAATCTAATGATGGATCTCAAGACATTATTAAAAAATATGCTGATAAATATGAAAATGTTATTGGAATATTTCTAAAGGAAAATTCAGGACTTCCAGGAAAACCAAGATCACTTGGAATTAAATATGCATCAGCACCTTACTTAATGTTTTTAGATGCTGATGATGAATATCTGCCTAATGCTTTTGAACTGCTTTATAATACCATTGTTAATGAAAAATCTGATTTTGTAATGGGTTCTCATTTCTGGAATATGAATGGGGAGAGAATGAAAATTAATATTTTACATGATTGTAATGATAAATCAGATGTAATTAATATTAATCCTTTTTTAAATCAAAGAAATTTTATTTTACTTAGTTATAATCATGTTGCACCATGGGGTAAAATTTTTAACAAAGAGTTAATATTAAAAAATAATATTTCTTTTCCAGAAGATACATTGGCTGAAGATACTTATTTTTATTTTAAAACTCTAATTAACTCAAAAAAAGTTACATTATTGCCTAATGATTCATTATATATGTATAATGTATTTGAAAATAAAGATTCTGTAATTCATACTCATAACCTATCTAAATTTAACTATTTTTTAAAAGGTTTTGCTAATGTGATGGAGTTAATTAAGGATATTCCATTTTCTAAAGAGCGGATTTTAATTAGTAATATGGGAAGTTTGTTATTAATATTTTCGAATTTATCTATGAAAGAAAAAAAAGAAGCTGTCCCGAAAATTTATTATTTTGAAAAATCATTAGATGAAGAAGTTGTTCTTAAAAGAAAGGAACTCATATTATTAAATAAATTGATTTTAAAAAAACATTTTTATTTAGCAATTATTATTTCTGATATTTACTCTATTCTGTATAATAATGAAAAAATTAAAAATTTGTATAGAAAATGGGGTCATAAGGAATAG
- a CDS encoding acyltransferase, producing the protein MKTKKERIFYYDFLRAFAIIAVIICHVDYFFGPLTSTTQIIVQMTFHDIGRIGVPIFLMISGALLLNREYPDLSQFLKKRFVRIIYPFIFWIILILAQIYYYGGNPTYLWKVFIGEPSITWYFWVLIGIYLFLPILNSFVKEYGEKGLKYFLAIWFSIIILQTFNVYPLWTNLDLSYFAGYVGYPVLGYYLENKEFKLNNEKICILGVITLLISLSCFVYLNYINSTAIHSIYQNIPIVFMGLGLFISIKYADKLNKFKAIKDNFIGKSIISLSICSYGMYFSHVIVTKFLSYYNPHSNLMFPLMFIMIIFLSWLMPYILSKIPYVRTFSGI; encoded by the coding sequence ATGAAAACCAAAAAAGAGAGAATATTTTATTACGATTTTTTAAGAGCATTTGCAATTATTGCAGTTATTATTTGCCATGTGGACTATTTTTTTGGCCCACTAACAAGTACAACACAAATAATTGTTCAAATGACTTTTCATGATATTGGAAGAATTGGTGTGCCAATATTTTTAATGATAAGCGGAGCGCTTCTATTAAATCGCGAATATCCTGATTTAAGTCAATTTTTAAAGAAAAGATTTGTAAGGATTATTTACCCATTTATCTTTTGGATAATACTTATTTTAGCTCAAATATATTATTATGGGGGCAATCCAACATATCTCTGGAAAGTATTTATTGGTGAACCCTCAATTACTTGGTATTTTTGGGTTTTAATTGGAATTTATTTATTTCTACCAATACTCAATTCATTTGTAAAAGAATATGGTGAAAAAGGTTTAAAATATTTTTTAGCTATATGGTTTAGCATTATAATTTTACAAACATTTAATGTTTATCCATTGTGGACTAACCTTGATTTAAGCTATTTTGCTGGTTATGTTGGTTATCCAGTTTTAGGTTACTACTTAGAAAATAAAGAATTTAAACTAAATAATGAAAAAATTTGTATTCTAGGAGTTATCACTCTTTTAATTTCATTAAGTTGTTTTGTATACTTAAATTACATAAATAGTACTGCTATCCATTCTATTTATCAGAATATCCCAATTGTATTTATGGGATTAGGTTTATTCATATCTATTAAGTATGCAGATAAATTAAACAAATTTAAAGCGATAAAAGATAACTTCATTGGCAAAAGCATTATTTCTTTAAGTATATGTAGTTATGGAATGTACTTTTCACATGTAATTGTAACTAAATTTTTATCTTATTACAATCCCCATTCCAATCTAATGTTTCCATTAATGTTCATAATGATAATTTTTTTATCTTGGTTAATGCCTTATATTTTAAGCAAAATTCCTTATGTAAGAACATTTAGTGGAATATGA
- a CDS encoding LicD family protein: MNLTELYYKLPKKIRYSERFILFCIKLAKPFHKKKTHEKEINYTLNYLFKSSDVKIEGTLRNIQLLYAELLRFIDNICKKYNLDYCLAYGTLLGAIRHDGFIPWDDDCDIIMIRNDYNKLIEVLPSEINKHKFLKENIGLTKLVGFRENYFNNVKTLYDEELGHDVYFHDYNKAPKQFDSKYNEKLPNLCKSLFLQIGWLKPMVRLDIFPYDYIEEKSLNHYDKHYRPAKVSFRNFFADDDFSYEKEFNKHFDKLGLTLEKTKYVGEGIDGSDEYVGSYDSSMFFPVKTHKFEGYDLKCPNKSEELLKRWYGESYMSIPQAIVMHGYSEYNSRFFDSIEDMNESFKLAINELKKINDEFE; the protein is encoded by the coding sequence ATGAATTTAACTGAACTTTATTATAAATTACCTAAAAAAATTCGTTATTCTGAGAGATTTATATTGTTTTGTATCAAATTAGCTAAACCATTCCACAAGAAAAAAACACATGAAAAGGAGATTAATTATACATTAAATTATTTATTCAAGTCATCTGATGTTAAAATTGAAGGTACTTTAAGGAATATTCAATTATTGTATGCTGAATTATTAAGATTCATTGATAATATATGTAAAAAATACAATTTAGATTATTGTTTAGCTTATGGAACTTTATTGGGTGCTATTCGTCATGATGGTTTTATTCCATGGGATGATGATTGTGATATCATCATGATTAGAAATGATTATAATAAATTAATCGAGGTATTGCCTTCCGAAATCAATAAACACAAATTTTTAAAAGAAAATATTGGTTTAACAAAATTAGTCGGTTTTAGAGAAAATTATTTTAATAATGTTAAAACTCTTTATGATGAAGAATTGGGGCATGATGTTTATTTTCACGATTATAATAAAGCACCTAAACAATTTGATAGTAAGTATAATGAAAAGTTACCGAATTTATGTAAATCATTATTTTTACAGATAGGTTGGCTAAAACCGATGGTTAGGTTAGATATATTTCCATATGACTATATTGAAGAAAAATCCCTAAATCATTATGATAAACATTATCGTCCGGCTAAAGTGTCATTTAGAAATTTCTTTGCAGATGATGATTTTTCTTATGAAAAAGAATTTAATAAGCATTTTGATAAATTAGGCTTAACTCTTGAGAAAACTAAATATGTTGGTGAAGGTATAGATGGATCTGATGAATATGTAGGATCTTATGATTCAAGCATGTTTTTCCCAGTAAAAACACATAAATTTGAAGGATATGATCTTAAATGCCCAAATAAATCTGAAGAGTTGCTTAAAAGATGGTATGGTGAAAGTTATATGAGTATCCCACAAGCTATTGTAATGCACGGATACTCAGAGTATAATTCTCGTTTCTTTGATTCAATTGAAGATATGAATGAATCATTTAAACTTGCTATAAATGAACTTAAAAAGATTAATGACGAATTCGAGTAG
- a CDS encoding LicD family protein yields the protein MFRTKRYDDETLKHLQKVQMCILKYFIKLCEENDLTYFIYGGSLLGTIRHKGFIPWDDDIDVIMFREEFEKLNKIIEKDIDDKYRFINVLNEETYHYTWGRLMLKNTVINEWWADQVDYTQNIFIDVFILDNIPNNSFKRFIHKWVSFSLNQLTMYAFIKYDNQSKLKKILQQTIHYLIKIIPISAYGIKKRCVNSYRKYQNDDCDDICDFPAICQMPIYHKTDWLPPKKAQFEDIEVNIPNNYDKVLTRTYGNYMALPPEESKWSPAPDEIDFGEY from the coding sequence ATGTTCAGGACAAAACGATACGATGATGAGACTCTAAAACATTTACAAAAAGTCCAAATGTGTATTTTAAAGTATTTCATTAAACTCTGTGAAGAAAATGATTTAACTTATTTCATATATGGCGGAAGCCTACTTGGAACCATAAGACATAAAGGGTTCATCCCATGGGATGATGATATTGACGTGATAATGTTTAGAGAAGAATTTGAAAAATTAAATAAAATTATAGAGAAGGATATTGATGATAAATACAGATTTATCAATGTTTTAAATGAAGAAACATACCATTACACATGGGGCAGGTTAATGCTAAAAAATACTGTAATAAATGAATGGTGGGCAGATCAAGTTGATTACACTCAAAATATTTTTATTGATGTATTCATTTTAGATAATATTCCAAATAATAGCTTCAAAAGATTTATTCATAAATGGGTTAGTTTTTCACTTAATCAGTTAACCATGTATGCATTCATTAAATATGACAATCAGTCAAAATTAAAAAAAATATTACAACAAACAATACATTATTTAATAAAAATAATCCCTATTTCAGCATATGGAATTAAAAAAAGATGTGTGAATTCTTATCGCAAATACCAAAATGATGACTGTGATGACATATGTGATTTCCCGGCAATATGCCAAATGCCAATTTATCATAAAACTGATTGGTTACCTCCAAAAAAAGCACAATTTGAAGATATTGAAGTAAATATACCGAATAATTATGATAAAGTTCTTACCAGAACATACGGAAATTATATGGCATTACCCCCAGAAGAATCCAAATGGAGTCCAGCACCTGACGAGATTGATTTTGGCGAATATTAA
- the aepX gene encoding phosphoenolpyruvate mutase produces MKSDNPIVYTCFCTDIIHDGHLNLINEAKKYGDVVVGVLCDSEMVKYNRFPLKTTEERIELVKEIPDIKDVIVQNKIMYDDVVSELKPDYIIHGDNWSEESMKVIRRNIISVLDKYGGKLIEVPYTFNEKIQKVDRQMREKLAMPELRRARLRKLLNMIPVVKTIEVHSGLTGLIAEKTVVADDEHIDQFDAMWISSLCDSTEKGKPDIELVDMTSRFRTINDIMEVTTKPIIFDGDTGGIAEHFVYTVRSLERMGVSAVIIEDKIGLKKNSLFGNEVKQTQDEIDHFCEKISAGKNAQLSEDFMIIARIESLILEQGMDDALKRAFAFRDAGADGIMIHSRRKEPDEILEFCDKFRAEDKETPIVVVPSSYNTITEDELKAHGVNIVIYANQLLRAAFPSMQNAAKSILKHHRAHEIDEKLLSIKKIITLIDEL; encoded by the coding sequence ATGAAATCTGATAATCCAATTGTATATACTTGTTTCTGTACCGATATTATTCATGATGGGCATCTAAATTTAATTAATGAAGCAAAAAAATATGGAGATGTTGTTGTCGGAGTTCTTTGCGACTCTGAAATGGTCAAATATAATAGATTTCCCTTAAAAACAACTGAAGAACGTATTGAATTAGTTAAAGAGATTCCGGATATAAAAGATGTAATTGTTCAAAATAAAATTATGTATGATGATGTGGTTTCTGAACTCAAACCGGATTATATTATTCATGGAGATAACTGGTCTGAAGAATCTATGAAGGTTATAAGGAGAAATATTATTTCTGTTCTTGATAAGTATGGGGGGAAATTAATCGAAGTTCCATATACTTTCAATGAAAAAATACAAAAAGTTGATAGGCAAATGAGAGAAAAGTTAGCAATGCCTGAACTCAGAAGAGCCAGATTAAGAAAATTATTAAACATGATTCCTGTTGTAAAAACAATTGAAGTGCACAGTGGATTAACAGGTTTAATAGCTGAAAAAACTGTTGTTGCTGACGATGAACACATTGACCAATTTGATGCAATGTGGATTTCAAGCTTATGTGACAGTACAGAAAAAGGTAAACCCGATATTGAATTAGTGGATATGACTTCAAGATTTAGAACAATTAATGACATTATGGAAGTCACTACAAAACCAATCATATTTGATGGGGATACAGGGGGAATAGCAGAACATTTTGTTTATACTGTAAGATCTCTTGAAAGAATGGGTGTTTCAGCAGTGATTATTGAAGATAAAATTGGATTAAAGAAAAATTCGTTGTTTGGAAATGAAGTTAAACAGACACAAGATGAAATTGATCATTTCTGTGAAAAAATTTCTGCAGGTAAAAATGCTCAGTTATCTGAGGATTTCATGATTATAGCAAGAATTGAAAGTCTTATTTTAGAACAAGGTATGGATGATGCACTTAAAAGGGCATTTGCATTTCGTGATGCTGGTGCAGATGGCATCATGATTCACAGCAGAAGAAAAGAACCAGACGAAATCTTAGAATTTTGCGACAAGTTTAGAGCAGAAGATAAAGAAACCCCAATTGTAGTGGTTCCATCTTCATATAATACAATTACTGAAGATGAATTAAAAGCGCATGGAGTTAATATTGTAATTTATGCAAATCAGTTATTAAGAGCAGCGTTTCCATCAATGCAAAATGCTGCAAAAAGTATTTTAAAACATCATAGGGCTCATGAAATAGATGAAAAGTTATTGTCTATTAAAAAAATTATTACTTTAATAGATGAATTGTAA